A region of Staphylococcus sp. IVB6181 DNA encodes the following proteins:
- a CDS encoding Na+/H+ antiporter subunit A: MSWLHAAVLLPFIFALIIPIVYRFIKRIHIGWFVLPVPVVLFIYFLTYISTTMSGKPRFAELQWMPQIGMNFNLYVDGLSLLFSLLITGIGSLVTFYSISYLSKKEQLGNFYCYLLLFMGAMLGVVLSDNVFMLYLFWEMTSFSSFLLISFWRTRHASLYGAQKSLLITVFGGLSLLGGLILMTLSGHSTSIRHLIAHASEIQSSPFFILAMILILFGAMTKSAQFPFYIWLPDAMEAPTPVSAYLHSATMVKAGIYLVARLTPIFALSQGWIWAVTAIGLITLFWASLNATKQADLKGILAFSTVSQLGMVMSMLGIGAVSFHYQGEQSQMYAAAFVAAVFHLINHATFKCALFMIAGIVDHETGTRDVRKLGGLMTVMPISFTITVISALSMAGVPPFNGFLSKESFLEAMINVTHAGIFSLNTLGVLIPIVAILGSIFTFVYSVRFIGQIFWGSYKPDDLPHKPHEPSVLMWIAPAFLAVLVVLFGLFPGLLAKPIIDPASQAIRNAELPDAEFHLFHGFTPAFFSTLFIYVIGILLILAYHKWVKILEAIPERLELNYFYNRSSDNLPSYSKKVTNTYMSGFIRNKLLVIMGSLIALAVITILCMPFTLNFEHVTRVRSYEIIIVVMILASATMIVFARSRLFSIIMLSAVGYSMAIFFIFFNAPDLALTQFVVETISTALFLLCFYHLPNLNRHNESTSFKVVNAIIAGGVGLVVTVLGLIAYGNRHFESIAQFYKDNVLSLAHGNNMVNVILVDFRGTDTLFESSVLGIAGLGVYTLIKLRSKHKNGYERVEENEQTEK, translated from the coding sequence ATGAGTTGGTTACATGCAGCGGTATTGTTGCCGTTCATCTTTGCACTCATTATCCCTATTGTTTATCGTTTTATTAAACGTATACATATAGGATGGTTCGTATTGCCTGTCCCCGTCGTTTTATTTATTTATTTCTTAACTTATATTTCGACAACGATGTCAGGTAAACCTAGATTTGCGGAATTGCAATGGATGCCGCAGATCGGTATGAACTTTAATTTATATGTAGATGGCTTAAGTTTATTATTCAGTTTATTGATTACAGGTATCGGTTCACTCGTTACTTTCTATTCAATCAGCTATCTAAGCAAAAAAGAACAACTAGGGAATTTCTATTGCTATTTACTACTCTTTATGGGTGCAATGTTAGGCGTCGTTTTATCTGATAATGTCTTCATGCTGTATTTATTCTGGGAAATGACTTCATTTTCTAGTTTCTTATTAATTTCATTTTGGCGTACACGCCATGCTTCATTGTATGGTGCGCAAAAGTCATTATTAATTACAGTATTCGGCGGACTATCTTTACTCGGCGGCCTTATCTTAATGACACTTTCAGGACACTCAACAAGTATTCGCCATCTCATTGCTCATGCCTCTGAGATTCAATCGAGTCCATTCTTTATTTTGGCTATGATTTTAATACTCTTTGGCGCAATGACAAAATCTGCACAATTTCCATTTTACATATGGTTGCCAGATGCAATGGAAGCACCAACACCAGTCAGTGCTTATCTTCACTCAGCTACCATGGTAAAAGCAGGCATTTACTTAGTTGCACGTCTTACACCTATCTTCGCCTTGTCTCAAGGATGGATTTGGGCTGTAACAGCAATTGGATTAATTACATTGTTCTGGGCATCTTTAAATGCGACAAAACAAGCAGATTTGAAGGGAATCTTGGCATTCTCGACGGTTTCACAACTCGGTATGGTCATGTCCATGCTTGGTATTGGTGCAGTAAGTTTCCATTACCAAGGTGAACAAAGTCAGATGTATGCAGCAGCTTTCGTTGCAGCAGTCTTTCACTTAATCAACCATGCCACTTTCAAATGTGCCCTCTTCATGATTGCAGGTATTGTCGATCATGAAACAGGAACACGTGATGTGCGTAAATTGGGCGGACTTATGACCGTTATGCCGATTTCATTTACAATCACAGTAATTTCAGCACTAAGTATGGCCGGTGTTCCGCCGTTCAACGGATTCTTATCTAAAGAAAGTTTCCTTGAAGCGATGATTAATGTTACACATGCCGGTATTTTCAGTTTGAATACACTTGGTGTACTGATTCCGATTGTCGCAATACTCGGCAGTATTTTTACATTCGTTTATTCAGTAAGATTTATCGGTCAAATCTTTTGGGGCTCTTACAAACCGGACGATTTACCGCACAAACCACATGAACCTTCAGTATTAATGTGGATTGCGCCGGCATTTTTAGCTGTATTAGTCGTACTTTTCGGTTTATTCCCAGGTCTTTTAGCTAAACCGATTATCGATCCTGCCAGTCAGGCGATACGTAATGCTGAGTTGCCAGATGCAGAATTCCATTTATTCCATGGTTTCACACCTGCATTCTTCTCAACGTTATTCATTTACGTCATCGGTATCTTATTGATATTGGCTTATCATAAGTGGGTTAAAATCTTGGAAGCTATCCCTGAACGCTTAGAACTTAACTATTTCTACAATCGTTCATCTGATAACTTGCCAAGCTATTCTAAAAAAGTCACAAACACTTATATGAGCGGATTTATCCGCAATAAATTACTTGTCATTATGGGAAGTTTGATTGCGTTAGCAGTCATTACAATATTATGCATGCCATTCACATTGAATTTTGAACATGTTACACGCGTCAGATCTTATGAAATCATTATCGTAGTGATGATTCTTGCATCTGCTACAATGATTGTATTTGCGCGTTCAAGATTGTTCAGCATTATCATGTTAAGTGCGGTCGGCTATTCTATGGCGATATTCTTTATCTTCTTTAACGCACCGGACTTGGCATTGACACAATTCGTAGTTGAAACAATCTCAACAGCATTGTTCTTATTATGTTTCTACCACTTGCCTAACTTAAACCGACACAATGAATCTACTTCATTCAAAGTTGTCAATGCGATTATCGCAGGCGGCGTTGGTTTAGTAGTGACTGTACTCGGTTTAATTGCATACGGTAACAGAC